A single window of Candidatus Marsarchaeota archaeon DNA harbors:
- a CDS encoding LSm family protein produces the protein MTQERPFDLLNKSIGQQVLIKMKNGISIRGKVTSFDAHMNIVLEAAEELDDGELKAKLGTILLRGGNIIWISPV, from the coding sequence ATGACACAGGAAAGGCCATTCGACCTGCTCAATAAGTCAATAGGCCAGCAGGTACTGATAAAGATGAAGAACGGTATAAGCATAAGGGGCAAGGTCACCTCTTTTGATGCACATATGAACATAGTGCTTGAGGCTGCCGAGGAGCTTGACGACGGCGAGCTCAAGGCGAAGTTAGGCACCATACTGCTAAGGGGCGGAAACATAATCTGGATTTCTCCTGTATGA
- the rpoB gene encoding DNA-directed RNA polymerase subunit B, which translates to MAEEKKCRVYLDGRELGVVADGNAFAEEIRANRRRGLLSGEINVSYRKSINEVHLNADRGRVRKPYIIVENGSSKLTPDLVEKLKSGEIDFNYLVRRGIIEYLDAEEEENIYAAIDEKSIDSKTTHLEIDPASLFGLTVNNSVFPEFNSMGRHPIAWNFMKQAQGLYATNFNNRYDARAFLLYYPQKPIIDSITYRTLDMKRHANGQNFVVALSTYYGYNMKDAVVLNKAAVDRGLGRSVFYRSYMDEERRYPGGQQDYFKLPSATIEGYKGEHAYSKLGEDGIAEAEQEINEGEVIIGKVSPPRFLEEQTSFGVGEEKSRDNSVTLRSGEQGVIDSVMFSETTGATRIIKVRIRGIKVPEIGDKFASRQSQKGVTALIVPQEDMPYTKEGIVPDLLLNPIGLPNRMTYGHILEMLGAKAASLKGSTMDGTPFSMHGKERIDEYADILSSYGFEKFGNENFYDGRTGKKFAAQLFNGVVYYHRLWHMVSLKIQVRSRGPVQILTRQPTEGKPRKGGLKFGEMERDALVGHGASLLIKERMLDQSDKAPVWICRDCGDIGYYDYIKNVAVCPTCGGNRLEEVEISYAFKLLLDELKSMHILARIRLKSD; encoded by the coding sequence TTGGCAGAAGAAAAGAAATGCAGGGTATATTTAGACGGCAGGGAACTCGGAGTTGTGGCAGACGGCAATGCATTCGCAGAGGAGATAAGGGCGAACAGGAGGCGCGGCCTTCTGTCAGGCGAGATAAACGTATCGTACCGCAAGAGCATCAACGAAGTCCACTTAAACGCTGACCGCGGCAGGGTGAGAAAGCCATACATCATAGTCGAGAACGGCTCAAGCAAGCTGACTCCAGACCTTGTAGAGAAGCTCAAGAGCGGCGAGATAGACTTCAACTACCTAGTAAGGCGCGGCATCATAGAATACCTGGATGCGGAAGAGGAGGAAAACATATACGCTGCGATAGACGAGAAGAGTATAGACTCAAAGACTACGCACCTGGAAATAGATCCTGCATCGCTCTTCGGGCTCACGGTAAACAACAGCGTTTTCCCTGAATTCAACAGCATGGGAAGGCACCCCATAGCGTGGAACTTCATGAAGCAGGCGCAGGGGCTTTATGCTACAAATTTCAACAACCGCTACGACGCGAGGGCGTTCCTGCTGTACTATCCGCAGAAGCCCATAATAGACAGCATCACATACAGGACTCTAGACATGAAGAGGCACGCCAATGGCCAGAATTTCGTAGTCGCGCTTTCAACATACTACGGCTACAACATGAAAGATGCAGTAGTGCTTAACAAAGCTGCGGTTGACCGCGGCCTTGGCAGGAGCGTTTTCTACAGGTCATACATGGACGAGGAGCGAAGGTACCCCGGCGGCCAGCAGGACTATTTCAAGCTGCCGAGTGCAACCATAGAGGGCTACAAAGGCGAGCATGCTTATTCAAAGCTCGGGGAGGACGGCATAGCAGAAGCCGAGCAGGAGATAAACGAGGGCGAGGTCATAATAGGCAAGGTTTCGCCTCCCAGGTTCTTGGAGGAGCAGACAAGCTTCGGAGTGGGCGAGGAGAAAAGCAGGGACAATTCCGTCACGTTGCGCTCCGGAGAGCAAGGTGTCATAGACAGCGTGATGTTCAGCGAGACAACCGGCGCGACGCGCATAATAAAGGTAAGGATAAGGGGCATAAAGGTGCCTGAAATAGGCGACAAGTTTGCAAGCAGGCAGTCGCAGAAAGGCGTGACTGCGCTCATAGTCCCGCAGGAGGACATGCCGTATACCAAGGAGGGCATAGTGCCTGACCTGCTGCTCAATCCAATAGGCCTGCCGAACAGGATGACTTACGGCCACATACTGGAGATGCTCGGCGCAAAGGCAGCATCGCTAAAGGGCAGCACAATGGACGGCACGCCGTTCTCGATGCACGGGAAGGAGCGCATAGACGAATATGCCGACATACTCAGCAGCTACGGCTTTGAAAAATTCGGAAACGAGAACTTTTACGATGGAAGGACAGGCAAGAAGTTCGCTGCGCAGCTGTTCAACGGCGTAGTATACTATCACAGGCTGTGGCATATGGTCAGCCTTAAGATACAGGTCAGGAGCAGGGGCCCCGTGCAGATACTTACAAGGCAGCCCACAGAGGGCAAGCCCAGGAAGGGCGGCCTGAAATTCGGAGAGATGGAGCGCGACGCACTGGTAGGCCACGGCGCAAGCCTGCTGATAAAGGAAAGGATGCTGGACCAAAGCGACAAGGCGCCGGTGTGGATATGCAGGGACTGCGGCGACATAGGCTACTACGACTACATAAAGAATGTTGCAGTGTGCCCCACATGCGGCGGCAACAGGCTCGAGGAAGTGGAGATAAGCTATGCATTCAAGCTGCTGCTCGACGAGCTGAAGTCCATGCACATACTTGCAAGGATAAGACTGAAGAGCGATTGA
- a CDS encoding DNA-directed RNA polymerase subunit B'', with translation MSETHEVMESYLKSTSISQQQIDSYNRFISVGINKIIESQSLIEPEVSDFAIKLGQMRLEQPIIIESDSSTKRIMPNEAVARNLTYAAPMYLTYVPVISGIEKADAIGEAYVGELPVMVKSNLCYTRNMSAEQLIKEGEDPDDPGGYFIIKGTERVLVGIEDLAPNRMITTSEKSGIVVKVFSTTVNFRARCSITRDDYGIYTILFPTLNKGLSLMMILRALGISSKEILSLVDDQEVKNDLMLNMELSKGIIEMQPKEAMIELGRMTAPNQAMVYQEKRAETQLDTYILPHLGTDPSARLKKAEYLVRMAERTSLVAEGKVKADDKDHYANKRVKLAGDLMDELFNTAFKAFVKDIKYHVERTMARGRRLTVKTNINPDTLTEKILYSMSTGSWPAGQTGVSQVLDRINYMSSVAHLRRIKSPLAKKHPHLKARDVHGTHVGKICPSESPEGTEVGLTRYLALMAKVTVGAEQSMIEKKIKELKLL, from the coding sequence ATGAGCGAAACGCACGAGGTCATGGAATCGTATCTAAAATCTACTTCTATATCGCAGCAGCAGATAGACAGCTACAACAGGTTCATATCTGTAGGCATAAACAAGATCATAGAGAGCCAGAGCCTCATAGAGCCAGAGGTTTCAGATTTCGCCATAAAGCTCGGCCAGATGAGGCTTGAGCAGCCAATCATCATAGAATCTGACAGCTCCACGAAGCGCATAATGCCAAATGAAGCAGTGGCAAGGAACCTGACCTATGCGGCGCCTATGTACCTAACGTACGTGCCTGTGATAAGCGGCATAGAGAAGGCGGACGCAATAGGCGAGGCATATGTTGGCGAGCTGCCTGTCATGGTCAAGAGCAACCTTTGCTATACAAGGAACATGAGCGCCGAGCAGCTCATAAAGGAAGGCGAGGACCCTGACGATCCTGGAGGCTATTTTATAATAAAGGGCACGGAGCGCGTGCTTGTTGGCATAGAGGACCTTGCCCCTAACCGCATGATAACGACAAGCGAGAAATCAGGCATAGTGGTGAAGGTTTTCTCAACCACCGTCAACTTCAGGGCAAGATGCAGCATAACGCGCGACGATTACGGCATATATACGATACTGTTTCCTACGCTCAACAAGGGCCTCAGCCTGATGATGATACTGCGCGCCCTGGGCATAAGCTCCAAAGAGATACTCTCTCTTGTAGACGATCAAGAGGTAAAGAACGACCTTATGCTGAACATGGAGCTGTCAAAGGGCATAATCGAGATGCAGCCAAAGGAGGCAATGATAGAGCTTGGCAGGATGACCGCGCCAAACCAGGCGATGGTGTACCAGGAGAAGAGGGCAGAGACGCAGCTTGATACTTACATATTGCCCCACCTGGGCACAGACCCGTCAGCAAGGCTAAAGAAAGCAGAGTACCTTGTAAGGATGGCCGAGCGCACGTCGCTAGTTGCGGAAGGCAAGGTGAAGGCTGACGACAAGGACCACTACGCGAACAAGCGCGTAAAGCTTGCCGGAGACCTTATGGACGAGCTCTTCAACACAGCGTTCAAGGCATTTGTAAAGGACATAAAGTACCATGTGGAGAGGACCATGGCCAGGGGCAGGCGCCTGACGGTCAAGACCAACATAAACCCTGACACGCTTACTGAAAAGATCCTGTACTCGATGAGCACAGGCTCGTGGCCTGCAGGCCAGACCGGCGTGTCGCAGGTTCTTGACAGGATCAATTACATGAGCTCTGTCGCGCACCTGCGAAGGATAAAGTCGCCGCTAGCCAAGAAGCACCCCCACCTAAAGGCAAGGGACGTGCACGGCACGCACGTTGGCAAGATATGCCCGAGCGAAAGCCCTGAAGGCACTGAAGTCGGGCTGACTAGATACCTGGCGCTGATGGCAAAGGTGACAGTCGGGGCCGAGCAAAGCATGATTGAAAAGAAGATAAAGGAGCTGAAGCTCCTGTAA
- a CDS encoding DNA-directed RNA polymerase subunit H, producing the protein MVFGESLLVKHELLSENEAKEIAKKLNTPLEKFPKIFESDPGIKELGAKPGSLIAIHRDDPVSGKYIYYRYVIKG; encoded by the coding sequence TTGGTTTTTGGAGAAAGTTTATTGGTAAAACATGAACTTCTTAGTGAGAACGAAGCAAAAGAAATAGCGAAGAAGCTGAACACGCCGCTTGAAAAATTCCCTAAAATATTCGAGAGCGACCCAGGCATAAAGGAGCTTGGAGCGAAGCCAGGATCGCTTATAGCTATACACAGGGACGATCCTGTGAGCGGAAAATACATCTATTACCGCTATGTGATAAAGGGCTAA